The stretch of DNA TTTTTGTTAATTTATTGTCTAACTTAAATAACTTAAAAGGTATAAAAAATAAAAGCTATCTACGCAATTACCCCTAAAGTTTCTAGAGTAATATTTTGGAGATAACTCAAACAAAAATCAAATAAAAAATAACAATTGAATTACTAGTATAACAATTTTCAAACTGAATAAATCACTCAAGAAAAAATTGTCTTGAACTAATCTTATATCCAATCAAATAGTAAGCAATATGACTTTAACCATTGATTTGTATGGCGATACTTTTGGCTATAGTTCTCAACAACTCGATCTAAAAAGTGTTAACGGAGCGGTCAACAAAAACAATCTAATTTTAACTTTTAATTTTTTTAATTCTGTATCTCCAGCTTCTTATTATCAAGAAAACTCTGTCACTGGCACAATTTATTTAGATTTAGATCAAAATGTCAATACAGGTACACCATTATATCCCAATGTAATTTTGCCTGATCAAGAACAAAAAATTTCTTTAGGGTATGAAGTTTCTCTCGATCTTTACAGCGAATCCTATCAACCTGGTTTAGTTAATCTAATCAATGAAAATTATTCAACTATTGGAAAAGTTCCGATTGTTTATGAAGAAAATTCCTTCCAAATTGAAATACCTTTAGCACTCTTAAAAGATGATGGTGCATTAGACTATAGCGCAATAGTTGGTGGTAATTATGAATTAAGTGATTCGATTCCTAATCAAGGTGCAGGAGAAGTTTTATTAACAGAAACTGAAGAAACCGAACCGAATGATGCAATTATAAATGCCATTGATACTGGACTAAACTCAGACCAGGTTGGTCATTTCTTTATTGTCGGAGAAATTGGTAATAATCCCAATGTTGAACCTTCCGAAGATGTAGACTTTTATCAAGTTAAGTTAGAAAAAGGTGATTATCTAACTGTTGATATTGATGCTAGAGTCTTTGGTTCAAACTTAAATTCAAAACTAGAGTTATTTAACTCTCAAGGTGATTTAGTAGCCGTTAATAATGGTTATGGCTGGGATGCTTTCCTCAACTTTACAGCTAATACTACCGATACCTACTATATCAGTGTTAGTGGAGTTCAATCTGACTATCCTTTACCTTTAGACGACAGCAAGGATAAAAGTATTATTTTTCCTCCTAATAGTAGTACGGGTAGTTATAATCTCGACCTTACTTTATTCTCTCCTACTGTTATTACAGGCACAGCAGCAGACAATCTGTTGAATGGGACAGAATATTATGACATTATCTCTGGTTTAGAAGGCAATGATGACATTTTTGGTTTTGATGGTGAAGACCGCATTTATGGTGGTGAGGGTAATGATTTTATCAGAGGGGGAAATGGCAGAGATCTAATCGAAGGTGAAAGCGGTGATGATGTAATTTTTGGTGATGCTCACGACGATACAATTAATGGTGGTGATGGCCTTGATGTTATCTTTGGTGGCGAAGGTAATGACAAAATTAAAGGCGGTAACGACAAAGACCGTCTTTTTGGTGGCAAAGGAGACGATTCGATTTGGGGACAAGCTGGTCATGACTTTCTCAACGGAGGAGATGGTTTAGATCGGATTATTGGCGGTTTGGGCAATGATGTGATTTATGGTAAAAGCGGTGAAGATACGCTTTATGGACAAGATGGTCACGATTTAATCAAAGGTGGTTCAGGTTCGGATTATATTTTTGCTGGTTCTGGTAATGACACATTAAGCGGTGTTGATTTATTAGGATTAGGCAGTTATGAAGTTGATTATTTAGAAGGTGGTTCAGGAAAAGATACTTTTATCCTGGGAACTGTTAATCATATTTTTTATGATGATGGCAATTCGGCTTCTACTGGAGAATCAGACTATGCTACCATTACTGACTTCAACTCTAGTGAAGATAAGATTCAACTCCACGGTTCAGCAGATTTATATTATTTAGACTTCTTCTCCTATGGTTATTATGGTGCTGCAAATACGAATGTAGCCATTATGCGTGATGGCGGAGTTAACCAAAGAGATGAACAGATTGCTATTTTAGAAAATGTTTCAGCAGATTTGACTCTAAGGGATTCTGCTTTCGTTTTTGTGTAAAAGGTTGAGGTTTGGGAATTCCAAACCTTATTTTTTTTTGACATTATTATTTGAGATTCCACATTTGTCTCTTGATCAACCATTCTCCTGAGTCTTCTTTGTGGAGAAGCCACGTCTTCGTAGCTTTGAATGAATTTGTCTTTCCATCAGCATGGTTAACAGTAGTTACATCTGCGTGCGCGATACCATAGATCCATTGGTCATTAATCCACAAAGCGTCAATCGGTCTAGATTGAACACTCCATTTCGCGACATCATAGTCTTTTTGTTCGCTTTGGGAAATCTCGTTCGGCCCATATTCAGGTTCTGACCTCGGTGGAATCCGAATTGCGTCTGTGGCAAATAGTTTTCCATAGGCTACCGAATCATTGGCACTGACGGCTGCTTGGTATTTTTCACACATTACCTTGAGAACTTCGTTTGCATCGCTCATAGTTTGTGCCTCCTTGGTTAGTTTGCTTGTTCCTGTCGTATAGCAGACAAGCAAGATTGATATAACCGAAGCTGACTTTTTAAACTAGTTTTTTTGGCAAAATTTGCACTTTGCCTAACTATTTTATTAGAAGAAAACTGTTTGAATATTAGTTAATCTAGCTATCTTCAATCATAATTTGCATTAAGTCTTGCGAAATTAATTTAATTATATTTCTTAAAAATTTGTGCTAACGCTAGTGTGTTTACTTACCAATATTGTGCGTTAGCTCTTGTTTTACAGATTTTCTTTGTCTGTAAATAACTAAAACATTGCCTTAAGATATTCTCTTCGCATCATAGCGATCGCGTCAATCGAAATTCCTTTGGGACAAACGGCTTCGCATTCACCGTGGTTGGAACAGTCACCAAATCCTTCTTTTGCCATCTGTTCGCTCATCTTCTTCACTCTTAACTTACGTTCGGGTTCTCCTTGCGGTAATAAAGCTAGATGAGAGATTTTAGCTGCGGTGAATAAAGAGGCGGAAGCATTAGGACAAGCAGCAACACAAGCACCACAACCAATACAAGTAGCATAATCAAAGGCGCGATCGCTTTTTGCTTTGGCAACAGGAATGGTATTAGCATCGGGTGCTGCACCTGTATGAATGGAAATATAACCACCAGCACCGATAATACGGTCTAAAGCGGAACGATCTACTACTAAATCTTTAATCACAGGAAAAGCTTTAGCACGCCAAGGTTCAACCACAATAGTATCTTCCTCTTTGAAGGTTCGCATATATAACTGACATACCGCAGTTTGTTTTTCAGTACCATGAGCAATACCATTGATCATTAAACCGCAAGAACCACAAATTCCTTCCCGACAGTCATTATCAAATTCAATTGGTGGTTGATTAGTTTTAATAAGTTGTTCGTTGAGTACATCAAGCGTTTCTAGAAAAGACATATCAGGATTGACCTGTACTGTATAGTTAATAAATTGACCTGATTGAGATGGATTTGCTTGTCGCCAAATTTTAAGATTAATTTTCATAATTATTTAGTCTTGAAACATCACTCCCTTTACAGTTAGGATATCTAAGCGCGCTGCTATTTGGCATCCACAAAAGAACTAGGATCACAGAACTTGGAATACACTTTAACTAAATAATGACTAATCATAATTTTACCGTTGGCGATCGCGTTAAACTAATCACTTTACCTCCCTATTTAAAAACAGCCGAACCAATGCCGACGTTACGTTCTGCTAATCTTTTAAATTTAGGAGATGAAGGAACAATTATCGACCGCCGTCCAGGAGGATATTGGGGAGTTCGTTTTGCTCAGGGTGCTTTTTTATTAGAAAGCCAGTATCTAAGTAAATTGTAATGGTTTATATAGCGATCGGATTTGATTGGTGAACATAAGTTATTGTCAGAAGGCAGAAGTTATGTTAATGGTTTTTTCATGAATGATTTATAATTGCTATAGCAGTTCTCAGATTAATGAGATACAGTTCATTTTCCTGGTTGAGCGTTGATAGTTGAGACTTACGGTAGTGCGCTTCGCTTATGTTAATGGTTGATTATTCATCCCTCATAATTAGTAATTAGTAATTAGTAATTAATAATTAGTAACTGTTAATGGTGTACCTCACCAAGAGCGAGAAAGGCTATATAGTTCATCTTTTATAGTTGGCTATCTACAATTAACTTTTCTAATAAATTTTAATTACTCTAAGCTCTCCACATTCTTCTGGTGTTCTAATCACCGATTTAATTGAATAATCATAATTTAACTCGGGATGAAAATAAGAAGAATACATATAAGTTTTGCGATATTCCCAACTTTTATTAACCAAACAAACAGTTTCTCCTGGTTGAATTAAACGAAGAGCAGCAGGCGCGACATAGGTTTGAAGATGCTTATCAAGGGTATAAAAATTAGGTTTAATATATTGAAAATTGGTTTTAGTAACGACAATAGCTAAAAATATTAAACAAACTAAAGTTAAATTCTGAACTTTGATCGCTTTAGGTATCTGGGATAATCTTTCCAGACGAGTAACCAAAAATAAATTTAACGAGACTAAAATAATCATCCAATACAGATAATAACGCAGTTCATGGGATTGGGGTGCATTGGCTGTTACTACTGAAATAATGATTAAAGTTGCTACTGCGCCTAGGGTTTCACGACTGCGTTTTTGTAAAACTAAATATCCTAGTAGCAATAAATTAAACACCACATAAGCACCGAAAAAACCACCAAGACGACTTTTATTAGGATCGGCACTCCATTGAGCAATTTCCCATTTGGCACTGTTAATTTCAAAAATAGAACGCAGCCATTTTAAAGCTTGTGGCATATCTTTGATCGCATCCCCTGCATAGGTGTAGAAATCAACTTTATGATTAAGGACATGACCAAATATTTCCATTCTAATTGGGTAAAAGGGATTGCCATAAAAAAGAACATTTTTAAGTGGGGTAGCAAAAATTAAGAGACTGCTGCAAAAAATTAGTGGAATTAGCACTAATAAGCGAGAAAAATCGGCATTTCCTTTCTTAATTGCTTGCCATCGTAGCCAGACAATTCTAATTAAAGCAAAGCAGAGAACAAAAACGACTAAAGGAACTAATTGTAGTTTGATGTTAGCAGCAGCAGCAGCAGATAACAAAATAATTGAGATATTGCGCCAGTTATCCGCTTCTTTGTCTGATTTGATATAAAGTAAATAGGTAGTTAAAGTCAGAATTGTAAAGCATACTGCTCCTGGTAAATCGACATAGCAAGAAGTGGCATGAATCTGTACTAAGGGAATAGCCAGAAATGCGATCGCAGAAGCATAAAGAGGAACTTGAAAATAGCTTTTGAGATAAACACAAACTAAAATTAAACTGAAGAAGTCAAACAGGTTTGCTGCTTGGATATGGTTGGTGAGATACCAAAACATTCCTTGAAAAAAGGATGCTAATAAGGGAAAACCGTCGTAGCGAACTTCTAGTTTTTCATAGAAAAAATGAGCTTCTTCGGGAATGATACCCCATAATCTAGCTGCAAAGGGAATATGATAAAACCAGGTGTCCCAAGATTTATCTACATCAATAATTGCCTTACAAAACAGCGAAATTATAATAATTAAAGCAATTATTTGTAACAAAAGTGTTAATTGATTTTGTTTAGAAAAGATTTTTTTATAATTGGTTATCATTAGTTAAATAATTGGGAATTAAATCGAATTTAAAAA from Stanieria cyanosphaera PCC 7437 encodes:
- a CDS encoding pre-peptidase C-terminal domain-containing protein yields the protein MTLTIDLYGDTFGYSSQQLDLKSVNGAVNKNNLILTFNFFNSVSPASYYQENSVTGTIYLDLDQNVNTGTPLYPNVILPDQEQKISLGYEVSLDLYSESYQPGLVNLINENYSTIGKVPIVYEENSFQIEIPLALLKDDGALDYSAIVGGNYELSDSIPNQGAGEVLLTETEETEPNDAIINAIDTGLNSDQVGHFFIVGEIGNNPNVEPSEDVDFYQVKLEKGDYLTVDIDARVFGSNLNSKLELFNSQGDLVAVNNGYGWDAFLNFTANTTDTYYISVSGVQSDYPLPLDDSKDKSIIFPPNSSTGSYNLDLTLFSPTVITGTAADNLLNGTEYYDIISGLEGNDDIFGFDGEDRIYGGEGNDFIRGGNGRDLIEGESGDDVIFGDAHDDTINGGDGLDVIFGGEGNDKIKGGNDKDRLFGGKGDDSIWGQAGHDFLNGGDGLDRIIGGLGNDVIYGKSGEDTLYGQDGHDLIKGGSGSDYIFAGSGNDTLSGVDLLGLGSYEVDYLEGGSGKDTFILGTVNHIFYDDGNSASTGESDYATITDFNSSEDKIQLHGSADLYYLDFFSYGYYGAANTNVAIMRDGGVNQRDEQIAILENVSADLTLRDSAFVFV
- a CDS encoding YybH family protein codes for the protein MSDANEVLKVMCEKYQAAVSANDSVAYGKLFATDAIRIPPRSEPEYGPNEISQSEQKDYDVAKWSVQSRPIDALWINDQWIYGIAHADVTTVNHADGKTNSFKATKTWLLHKEDSGEWLIKRQMWNLK
- a CDS encoding succinate dehydrogenase/fumarate reductase iron-sulfur subunit; protein product: MKINLKIWRQANPSQSGQFINYTVQVNPDMSFLETLDVLNEQLIKTNQPPIEFDNDCREGICGSCGLMINGIAHGTEKQTAVCQLYMRTFKEEDTIVVEPWRAKAFPVIKDLVVDRSALDRIIGAGGYISIHTGAAPDANTIPVAKAKSDRAFDYATCIGCGACVAACPNASASLFTAAKISHLALLPQGEPERKLRVKKMSEQMAKEGFGDCSNHGECEAVCPKGISIDAIAMMRREYLKAMF
- the sipA gene encoding regulatory protein SipA translates to MTNHNFTVGDRVKLITLPPYLKTAEPMPTLRSANLLNLGDEGTIIDRRPGGYWGVRFAQGAFLLESQYLSKL